From a region of the Paenibacillus segetis genome:
- a CDS encoding DinB family protein, with product MLTFFHYNWVVREQWYQWCEEITNDELLRERTGGVGSILQTLFHIIDVEWSWIRMLEGKPDTPENFEDYKNLDKIRQLDEKYRTDIEGFVEAWDDSMEKRPFYDPQPDGSVAMDAWGEVMRHVIAHQIHHMGQLSVWAREIGKKPVSPNVIGKGLIHPETVDEDQ from the coding sequence ATGCTAACTTTTTTTCATTATAACTGGGTAGTAAGAGAACAATGGTATCAATGGTGTGAAGAGATAACAAATGATGAGCTACTTCGGGAACGAACAGGTGGTGTTGGTAGTATATTACAAACTCTATTTCATATTATTGATGTTGAATGGAGTTGGATTCGCATGTTGGAAGGGAAGCCAGACACTCCGGAGAACTTTGAAGACTATAAGAACTTAGACAAGATTAGACAATTAGATGAAAAGTATCGGACAGATATAGAGGGATTTGTTGAAGCATGGGACGACAGCATGGAGAAGCGCCCTTTCTATGATCCCCAACCAGATGGAAGCGTTGCTATGGATGCTTGGGGTGAAGTTATGCGTCATGTGATTGCTCATCAAATCCATCATATGGGACAATTATCGGTTTGGGCGCGAGAAATAGGAAAGAAGCCTGTATCGCCAAATGTCATCGGTAAAGGCCTTATTCATCCAGAAACAGTAGATGAAGATCAATA
- a CDS encoding histidine phosphatase family protein, giving the protein MKIGLVRHFKVIYKPEYSWMTSDQFNQWVEDYNNSDVSPVGHIGHDPKWEICIASDLFRASKTAEIIYQGQGPIIKTERLREIGMRSINQSEIKLHYKIWIVLSRMAWFFSHKSQEEGRTDTTLRAKQIINWIEDNYMDSNVLVVSHGGIMKSLIQELFKRGYRGKGFIKPDNGRLYIYEK; this is encoded by the coding sequence ATGAAAATCGGATTAGTAAGACATTTTAAAGTCATCTATAAACCTGAATATTCTTGGATGACATCGGATCAATTCAATCAATGGGTGGAAGATTACAATAATTCTGATGTGAGTCCAGTTGGACACATAGGTCATGATCCCAAGTGGGAGATATGTATTGCAAGTGATTTATTTAGGGCTAGCAAGACAGCCGAAATCATTTATCAAGGGCAAGGTCCTATCATAAAGACTGAGCGACTCAGAGAGATAGGGATGCGGTCGATTAATCAATCAGAAATCAAACTCCACTATAAAATCTGGATAGTTTTGAGTAGAATGGCCTGGTTTTTCTCTCACAAGTCGCAGGAGGAAGGGCGAACGGATACTACTTTAAGGGCAAAGCAAATCATTAATTGGATTGAAGATAATTATATGGATTCCAATGTCTTAGTGGTCAGCCATGGAGGGATTATGAAGTCACTAATTCAAGAGTTATTCAAAAGAGGATATCGAGGAAAAGGTTTCATTAAGCCGGATAACGGAAGACTCTATATTTATGAGAAATAA